From Chryseobacterium shandongense, the proteins below share one genomic window:
- a CDS encoding TssN family type VI secretion system protein: MEISSVKGIFLRYILMPLFAVIMMVILGIIRRNKPAIKIKTIIIYVLLCSLCLAIPGFFGFAGNLFNPYWYLIAQIIYLILGIIHVNLSDKYFKKHFSSLTKSILFESILSITCIGFGGYLFYLIFNWMSKGTGYPIMAATSILIFLVPLVFHYCYVQLISIPVDIYKTWRYSPDQKLPDFEGADFDRLMVLNVELSKNLEDANRFRIKAKTLPTGVTFGDWFYRVVDDYNHKNPNSVIHLSDQEKEPYYWIFYTKKSFFSFRKYIDFDQNITENRISENDVVICKRVIQHEEEGIRRTQSHTI, translated from the coding sequence ATGGAAATTTCTTCAGTAAAGGGAATCTTTTTAAGGTATATTCTCATGCCTTTATTTGCGGTTATTATGATGGTAATCCTGGGAATTATCAGAAGAAACAAGCCTGCAATAAAAATAAAAACCATCATTATCTATGTTCTGCTATGCAGTTTGTGTCTTGCAATCCCGGGATTTTTCGGCTTCGCGGGAAATCTTTTCAATCCGTACTGGTATCTTATTGCACAGATCATTTATCTGATTCTGGGAATCATACATGTGAACCTTTCAGACAAATATTTTAAAAAACATTTTAGTTCTTTAACGAAAAGTATATTATTTGAATCCATCTTATCCATTACCTGTATTGGTTTTGGAGGGTATCTGTTTTACTTGATATTCAATTGGATGAGTAAAGGTACAGGATATCCGATAATGGCCGCAACAAGTATTTTGATATTCCTCGTTCCGCTGGTTTTCCATTACTGCTATGTTCAGCTAATCAGTATTCCTGTTGATATATACAAAACGTGGCGTTATTCTCCGGATCAAAAACTTCCGGATTTTGAAGGGGCGGATTTTGACCGGTTGATGGTCCTCAATGTTGAGCTCAGCAAAAACCTTGAAGATGCCAACAGATTCAGGATCAAAGCGAAAACACTGCCTACAGGAGTCACATTCGGGGATTGGTTTTATAGAGTTGTGGACGATTACAACCACAAAAACCCGAATTCGGTTATTCATCTGTCGGACCAGGAAAAAGAGCCGTATTACTGGATTTTCTATACGAAAAAGTCATTCTTCAGCTTTAGAAAATATATTGATTTTGATCAGAACATCACAGAAAACAGGATCTCTGAAAACGATGTGGTAATCTGTAAAAGAGTCATCCAGCATGAGGAGGAAGGAATAAGAAGAACACAATCTCACACCATCTAA
- a CDS encoding sigma-70 family RNA polymerase sigma factor produces the protein MRQLKITKQVTNRETASLDKYLQEIGKVELITADEEVELAQRIRAGDRAALEKLIKANLRFVVSVSKQYQNQGLSLPDLINEGNLGLMKAAKRYDETRGFKFISYAVWWIRQSILQALAEQSRIVRLPLNKIGSINKINKAYAHLEQENERPPSPEELAEVLDMSEEDIKESMKNSGRHLSMDAPLVEGEDSNLYDVLRSGESPSPDKDLMLESLQIEIERALNTLTPREADLVRLYFGLNGKHPMTLEEIGETFDLTRERVRQIKEKAIKRLKHNTRSKILKSYLGK, from the coding sequence ATGAGACAATTAAAAATCACTAAGCAGGTAACCAATAGGGAAACTGCTTCATTAGACAAGTATTTGCAGGAAATTGGTAAAGTTGAATTGATTACTGCGGACGAAGAAGTAGAATTAGCACAAAGGATCCGTGCCGGCGACAGAGCCGCGCTGGAAAAATTAATCAAAGCTAACCTTCGTTTCGTGGTATCGGTATCAAAACAATACCAAAACCAGGGTCTTTCTTTACCCGATTTGATTAATGAAGGTAACCTAGGGCTCATGAAAGCGGCAAAAAGGTACGATGAGACTAGAGGTTTCAAATTTATCTCTTACGCAGTTTGGTGGATCCGTCAGTCGATTTTACAGGCTTTGGCAGAACAGTCGAGAATTGTAAGATTGCCATTGAACAAGATCGGGTCTATCAATAAGATCAACAAAGCTTACGCTCACCTTGAACAGGAAAACGAAAGACCGCCTTCACCGGAGGAATTGGCAGAAGTTCTTGATATGAGCGAGGAAGATATCAAGGAATCAATGAAAAATTCCGGAAGACATTTGTCGATGGATGCACCTTTGGTAGAAGGAGAAGATTCCAATCTTTATGATGTATTACGTTCAGGAGAATCGCCAAGTCCGGATAAGGATCTGATGCTTGAATCGCTACAGATTGAGATCGAAAGAGCGTTGAATACGCTTACTCCGAGAGAGGCTGATTTGGTAAGATTATATTTTGGACTGAACGGCAAACATCCGATGACTTTGGAAGAAATCGGTGAAACTTTCGACCTTACGAGAGAAAGGGTTCGTCAGATCAAAGAAAAAGCGATCAAGAGATTGAAACACAACACCAGAAGTAAGATCCTAAAATCTTATCTGGGTAAATAA
- a CDS encoding type VI secretion system baseplate subunit TssG yields MYENNIVEMHYNKLQTDFKAEAVAVNLLKYHRAVSNIFIQRIGINDRAYLKDIKSITSDYLGFDEEVFIIETYREGIYDYLPEGLFHPPSLGATRKNVENVVKEIRKQKRVEEDARKFFRPFELEIFFTEVSALLKEFDFEIASDTDALLNTVSELWPLVKMMDKQNAYIFIHILPFFHQIRGDKAWFERCMTAFLQIPVKVTFSPNVIDGVEEEDDSMLLGNSRLGVTYIPSGKHMDGQRNWVVNIGPIPYTEMKKYIYGSPFRKVLNAMYDYFLPVNVDIEENFITEKEEYSFALEDDERNANRLGYSTFL; encoded by the coding sequence ATGTATGAAAACAATATTGTAGAAATGCATTACAATAAACTGCAGACAGATTTCAAAGCAGAAGCTGTTGCAGTAAACCTCTTGAAATACCACAGAGCAGTAAGTAATATATTCATTCAGCGAATTGGTATCAATGACCGTGCTTATCTTAAGGACATTAAAAGCATTACAAGCGATTATCTTGGTTTCGACGAAGAGGTTTTCATTATCGAAACCTACAGGGAAGGCATTTACGATTATCTTCCGGAAGGTCTTTTTCATCCGCCTTCTTTGGGTGCAACCCGGAAAAATGTAGAAAATGTCGTTAAAGAAATCCGTAAACAAAAAAGGGTGGAAGAAGATGCCAGAAAATTCTTCAGACCTTTTGAACTGGAGATTTTCTTTACGGAAGTAAGCGCTCTGCTGAAAGAATTCGACTTTGAAATTGCCAGCGACACTGATGCACTGTTGAATACAGTAAGCGAACTCTGGCCGCTCGTAAAAATGATGGATAAGCAAAACGCCTATATATTCATCCATATTTTGCCTTTTTTCCATCAGATCCGTGGTGATAAAGCATGGTTTGAAAGATGCATGACCGCTTTTCTTCAAATCCCTGTAAAAGTGACATTTTCACCCAATGTTATTGATGGTGTTGAAGAAGAGGATGACTCTATGCTGTTAGGAAATTCCCGCCTCGGAGTGACATACATCCCAAGTGGAAAACACATGGACGGACAGAGAAACTGGGTGGTCAATATCGGCCCAATTCCTTATACAGAAATGAAAAAATACATCTACGGCAGTCCGTTCCGGAAGGTGCTTAATGCTATGTACGATTATTTCCTGCCGGTAAATGTTGATATTGAAGAGAATTTCATTACCGAAAAAGAAGAATATTCATTCGCTTTGGAGGACGATGAAAGAAATGCAAACAGGCTTGGATACTCTACATTCCTCTGA
- a CDS encoding aminotransferase class V-fold PLP-dependent enzyme, translating into MNIDTIRQDTRGLSDGKIFMNNAGSSLMPSIVADSMIDYLELEEQIGGYEVAAKNAEVLEEFYDETARLINAKPSNIAFATSATEAYAKALSSIMFKEGDVIITTADDYISNQITFISIKKKLKVNVIRTKNLPDNELDLEDLEYLIKKHNPKLIAVTHIPTNSGLIQNVEGVGKLCRQYDILYLVDACQSVGQLAVDVEKLGCDFLSATGRKFMRGPRGTGFLYVSDKVLEQNYAPLLLDMRGADWTEFDNYELFKSAKRFESWEISYASLMGFTHALQYANNIGLHAIEHYNKGLSERLRENLKNSGFDVWDWGKNLSSIVTFSDPDGDLGTIQNVLKENNIYFSVTQKNSALIDFTRKNINGIVRLSPHYFNTVEEIDIVSDVLGKVL; encoded by the coding sequence ATGAATATAGACACCATAAGACAAGATACCCGTGGACTTTCAGACGGAAAAATTTTTATGAATAACGCAGGATCGTCTTTAATGCCATCCATTGTAGCAGATTCAATGATCGATTATCTTGAGCTTGAAGAGCAAATAGGAGGTTATGAAGTAGCTGCCAAAAATGCAGAAGTTCTCGAAGAATTCTATGATGAGACGGCCAGACTTATTAATGCGAAGCCTTCCAACATTGCTTTTGCCACAAGCGCCACCGAAGCTTACGCTAAAGCTTTATCCAGCATTATGTTTAAAGAAGGAGATGTTATTATTACAACTGCCGACGATTATATTTCCAACCAGATTACTTTTATTTCGATTAAGAAAAAGTTAAAGGTAAATGTTATACGAACTAAAAATCTTCCTGATAATGAGCTGGATCTTGAAGATTTGGAATATTTAATTAAAAAGCACAATCCGAAGTTAATTGCTGTTACGCATATTCCTACAAATTCAGGATTAATACAAAATGTGGAAGGGGTGGGAAAACTTTGTAGGCAATATGATATTTTGTATCTGGTTGATGCGTGTCAATCTGTTGGTCAGCTAGCCGTAGATGTTGAAAAGTTAGGCTGCGATTTCTTATCGGCAACCGGAAGAAAATTCATGAGAGGACCAAGAGGAACAGGATTTTTATATGTATCCGACAAAGTTTTAGAACAGAATTATGCACCGCTTCTCTTAGATATGAGAGGAGCAGACTGGACGGAATTTGACAATTATGAATTATTTAAATCCGCAAAAAGATTTGAAAGCTGGGAAATTTCCTATGCTTCTCTGATGGGATTCACACATGCTTTACAATATGCTAACAATATCGGTTTACATGCTATTGAACATTACAATAAAGGTTTGTCCGAAAGATTAAGAGAAAACCTGAAAAACAGCGGATTTGATGTCTGGGATTGGGGTAAAAACCTAAGCAGCATTGTCACTTTTTCCGATCCGGATGGTGATTTGGGGACGATTCAAAATGTCCTGAAAGAAAACAATATATACTTTTCAGTTACTCAGAAAAATTCTGCTCTGATAGATTTTACCAGGAAAAATATTAACGGTATTGTACGTTTGTCGCCACACTATTTCAATACGGTTGAAGAAATTGATATAGTTTCTGATGTTTTAGGAAAGGTTTTGTAA
- a CDS encoding DUF3347 domain-containing protein, which produces MKKYIITAIFTVFFVLSASAQSKKNAQVSVLYQNYISIKSALASDDPEKASKAASQFIKSTSEVNNKIISEKELSMLKRDAKTIAASKNISVQRKSFYQLSDHMIALTKEFKVSQNPVYVQYCPMAEGSWLSDESKIINPYYGKSMLSCGNVKSTIK; this is translated from the coding sequence ATGAAAAAATATATCATTACAGCCATATTCACTGTATTTTTTGTACTTTCTGCTTCGGCGCAGTCTAAAAAGAACGCTCAGGTTTCTGTTCTTTATCAAAATTATATTTCGATTAAATCTGCCCTGGCTTCAGATGATCCGGAAAAAGCATCAAAAGCGGCATCCCAGTTTATTAAATCCACTTCGGAAGTCAATAATAAAATAATTTCTGAAAAAGAATTAAGTATGCTTAAAAGAGATGCTAAAACTATTGCAGCTTCTAAAAATATTTCAGTACAGAGAAAGTCTTTTTATCAATTATCTGATCACATGATCGCTTTAACAAAAGAATTTAAAGTATCTCAAAATCCAGTGTATGTTCAATATTGCCCGATGGCTGAAGGAAGCTGGCTGAGCGACGAATCAAAGATTATTAATCCATATTACGGAAAATCGATGCTGTCATGCGGGAATGTGAAGTCGACGATTAAGTAA
- a CDS encoding S1/P1 nuclease, which yields MKSIYSKILMLAFVASSLYSYAWGLTGHRIIAEIAENHLSGKARREIKKMMGRERLAYWANWPDFIKSDTTGAWKQASSWHYVNIDPQTDFKIFEEKLKGQAGPSLYTQVNVLSSQIKDEKTSEKDRKIALIFLIHIMGDLAQPLHVGRAEDLGGNKINVTYFGDKTNLHSVWDGKLVDSQKYSYTEYAILLDIKSDAEVKEIQKGTLEDWLYDSHKIANKIYTQTPNDSKLSYDYQYRFNDTMERQLLYGGLRLAKWLNDLF from the coding sequence ATGAAAAGTATTTATTCTAAAATTCTAATGTTAGCATTCGTTGCATCTTCGCTGTATTCATATGCGTGGGGATTAACGGGACACAGAATTATTGCGGAAATTGCAGAAAATCACCTTTCCGGGAAAGCAAGGCGGGAAATTAAAAAAATGATGGGGAGAGAACGGCTGGCTTATTGGGCCAACTGGCCTGATTTTATTAAATCTGATACAACAGGTGCCTGGAAACAGGCTTCATCGTGGCATTATGTAAATATCGATCCGCAGACTGATTTCAAAATTTTTGAAGAGAAACTGAAAGGACAGGCCGGACCAAGTTTATATACTCAGGTGAATGTTCTTTCCAGCCAGATCAAAGATGAAAAAACTTCTGAGAAAGACAGAAAGATTGCTTTAATTTTCCTTATCCACATCATGGGTGATCTTGCACAGCCTTTGCACGTGGGAAGAGCTGAAGATTTGGGTGGAAATAAAATCAATGTCACTTATTTCGGAGACAAAACCAATTTACATTCTGTATGGGACGGAAAACTGGTAGATTCTCAAAAATACAGCTATACCGAGTATGCAATATTATTAGACATTAAATCTGACGCAGAAGTAAAGGAAATTCAGAAAGGAACGTTGGAAGACTGGCTGTATGATTCCCATAAAATCGCGAACAAAATCTATACGCAGACACCTAACGATTCCAAACTGTCTTATGATTATCAATACAGATTCAATGATACGATGGAAAGACAGCTTTTGTACGGAGGATTACGTTTGGCAAAATGGCTGAATGATCTTTTTTAA
- a CDS encoding TonB-dependent receptor plug domain-containing protein, with the protein MKKLVLPLSLMVPALVFSQVRKKKDTMNTANIEEVVFQKKVTGRTNDLTTVKISAKDAQNVASISGGIEGIIKTLPSVNSNTELSSQYMVRGGNYDENLIYINDIEIYRPFLIRNSQQEGLSIINPDMVSTVNFSAGGFEPRYGDKMSSALNIYYREPEKFEVSGEGSLIGGRLTTGFAAGKDQEGNRKLTALFSGRYRNTNLVLNTLNEDTDFNPKYTDFQTYLNYHFSPKLTLSFIGFYSNNDYEMIPKAREVDFGSLQQPLKLNVAYGGRENDKYKNMMGTASLNFKPSDKWRFTLDAFAYQNREREYYSIASAYVLQTYDPVTGDPVTSYDSGGQIEHARNDLFVKTYGAQARTRFSPNVNTDIEVGFKYEKENLKDLTNEWRLVDSAGYSLPHEAFIDPRNAGDLNLMYNIAGRNHIQPTRMSAYAQYSQKFFWGSNKVFVNAGARVAHWSFNNETIFSPRAQFAIKPDWDTDMLFRLSGGVYYQAPFYKEIKDLEGNFNSSIKSQRSIQAILANDYEFYMYDRPFKLTTELYYKKMNNLIPYYMDNVRIRYTGKNNASGYAYGIDTRLFGEFVPGVDSWLSASYARVYENIDGKGDIPRPTDQRFRFAMFYQDYMPRFPAMRVNLTLVYAMGLPTGAPILTDPYQYQKTLPSYKRVDLGLSYAFIDPKEKKNTYGFWENFEELTLGVQVFNAFNIRNTVANQWITDANTNFMYPVPVRLTGRFFNVKLEFRIK; encoded by the coding sequence TTGAAAAAACTAGTTTTACCATTGAGCCTTATGGTTCCTGCATTAGTATTCTCTCAGGTAAGAAAAAAGAAGGATACTATGAATACTGCTAATATTGAAGAAGTGGTGTTTCAGAAAAAAGTGACAGGGAGAACCAACGACCTTACCACTGTGAAAATTTCAGCCAAAGATGCTCAGAATGTAGCAAGTATTTCCGGAGGTATTGAAGGAATTATTAAAACGCTACCTTCTGTAAACTCCAATACGGAGCTTTCTTCACAGTATATGGTTCGTGGTGGAAACTATGATGAAAACCTTATCTATATCAATGATATTGAAATTTACAGACCTTTCCTCATCAGGAATTCTCAACAGGAAGGATTGAGTATCATCAACCCGGATATGGTTTCTACGGTGAATTTTTCCGCCGGTGGTTTTGAGCCTAGATACGGCGACAAGATGTCTTCAGCATTAAATATTTATTATCGTGAGCCTGAAAAATTCGAAGTTTCAGGAGAAGGAAGCTTAATTGGCGGAAGGCTCACTACAGGTTTTGCCGCAGGAAAAGATCAGGAGGGCAATAGAAAATTAACCGCTCTATTTTCAGGAAGATACAGAAATACGAATCTCGTTCTCAATACGTTAAATGAAGATACGGATTTCAACCCTAAATATACCGATTTCCAGACGTACCTGAATTATCACTTCAGTCCGAAATTAACGTTATCTTTCATTGGTTTTTATTCCAACAACGACTACGAAATGATTCCTAAAGCTAGGGAAGTTGATTTTGGCAGCTTGCAGCAGCCTCTTAAACTGAATGTAGCTTATGGAGGACGAGAAAATGATAAGTATAAAAATATGATGGGAACCGCATCATTAAATTTTAAACCTTCCGACAAGTGGAGGTTTACCCTTGATGCATTTGCCTATCAAAACCGTGAAAGAGAATATTACAGTATTGCTTCTGCGTATGTGCTGCAGACTTACGATCCGGTAACCGGAGATCCGGTAACATCATATGATTCAGGTGGACAGATAGAGCATGCACGAAACGATTTGTTTGTAAAAACCTACGGCGCACAAGCCAGAACCCGTTTTTCTCCGAATGTCAATACGGACATCGAAGTAGGGTTCAAGTACGAAAAAGAAAATCTTAAAGATCTTACAAACGAATGGAGGCTTGTAGATTCTGCGGGCTACAGCCTTCCTCATGAGGCATTTATAGATCCCAGAAATGCAGGAGATTTAAATCTTATGTATAATATCGCAGGCAGAAATCATATCCAGCCGACAAGAATGTCTGCATATGCTCAATATTCCCAGAAGTTTTTCTGGGGCAGCAACAAAGTATTTGTGAACGCAGGAGCAAGGGTTGCCCATTGGAGTTTTAATAATGAAACTATATTTTCACCGAGAGCACAATTTGCAATCAAGCCGGATTGGGATACGGATATGTTATTCAGGCTTTCGGGAGGAGTGTATTATCAGGCTCCTTTCTACAAGGAAATCAAAGATCTTGAAGGAAATTTTAATTCTTCTATAAAATCTCAAAGATCAATACAGGCGATTTTAGCCAATGATTATGAGTTTTATATGTACGACAGGCCATTTAAGCTGACAACAGAGTTGTATTATAAAAAAATGAACAACCTGATTCCCTACTATATGGATAACGTGAGAATACGATATACAGGGAAAAATAATGCTTCAGGCTATGCCTATGGAATTGATACAAGGCTTTTCGGGGAATTTGTTCCGGGTGTAGATTCATGGCTGTCTGCAAGCTATGCAAGAGTCTATGAAAATATAGATGGAAAAGGTGATATTCCAAGACCAACCGATCAGCGGTTCAGGTTTGCTATGTTTTATCAGGATTATATGCCTAGATTTCCGGCAATGCGTGTTAATTTAACACTGGTTTACGCAATGGGACTTCCAACGGGAGCACCAATACTTACCGATCCTTATCAATATCAGAAAACATTACCATCTTACAAAAGGGTAGACCTTGGACTTTCTTATGCATTTATTGATCCTAAAGAGAAGAAAAATACTTATGGATTCTGGGAGAATTTTGAAGAATTGACGCTGGGAGTTCAGGTATTTAATGCCTTTAATATTAGGAATACGGTAGCCAACCAATGGATTACGGATGCCAATACCAATTTTATGTATCCGGTTCCGGTAAGGCTTACCGGAAGGTTTTTCAATGTAAAACTTGAATTTAGAATCAAATAA
- the uvrA gene encoding excinuclease ABC subunit UvrA — translation MAKTTDIDIKKQIFVKNAHLNNLKHIDVLIPKNKLIVITGVSGSGKSSLAFDTIYAEGQRRYVESLSSYARQFLGKLEKPKVDDIKGLAPSIAIQQKVISSNPRSTVGTSTEIYDYLKLLFARIGKTFSPVSGEEVKKDSVSDVVDFIKNSQKDSSFLLTAPLDYDTENFAENLNVLKLAGFTRLEINGNVAGIEDLESFGFTPEKNMEINLVIDRFSYEEDESFLQRLADSIQMAFYEGRGYCHLKNTDTGKVKEFSNKFELDGMEFLEPNVHFFSFNNPYGACPTCEGYGKVIGIDEDLVVPNKALSIFEDAVASWRGESMSEWKKDFIKKAKDFPIHKPYHQLTKEQKKYLWKGDGKSTFPSIDNFFRMLEENLYKIQYRVMLSRYRGKTLCPTCEGLRLREETSWVKIDGHNIQSMIELPLDELFPLINSLKLSEHDQEVAKRLLYEITTRIEFLLKVGLGYLTLNRTSNTLSGGESQRINLATSLGSSLVGSIYILDEPSIGLHSRDTENLIGVLKNLRDLGNTVIVVEHDEDVMKAADYIIDIGPEAGYLGGELVFAGDYKELKDADTLTSKYLTGRLEIKTPKDRRKAKEWIHIKGARQNNLKNVDVDVPLENLVVISGVSGSGKSTLMKEILTNDIQIQLGMGGKKGDYDSVDFPKKLIKHIELIDQNPIGKSSRSNPVTYLKAYDDIRDLFAKQKIAKMMGYKPKHFSFNVDGGRCDECKGEGVINVSMQFMADIELECEVCKGTRFKSEILEVRYDEKNISDILHMTVDDALEFFKDNGEEKIVTKLKPLQEVGLGYLQLGQSSSTLSGGEAQRVKLASFLVKGVTTDKTLFIFDEPSTGLHFHDIQKLLKSLQALIDLGHSVIVIEHQPDIIKCADYIIDIGPEAGKHGGEVVFTGTPEDLAKNKKSHTAKYIKEKLEQ, via the coding sequence ATGGCTAAAACAACAGATATAGATATTAAAAAACAGATATTCGTTAAGAATGCACATCTTAACAATCTGAAACACATCGATGTTCTTATCCCGAAAAATAAGCTGATTGTGATCACAGGAGTTTCCGGAAGCGGAAAATCTTCACTGGCTTTTGATACTATTTATGCGGAAGGACAAAGAAGGTATGTAGAGAGCCTCAGCTCTTACGCAAGACAGTTTTTGGGTAAACTGGAAAAACCGAAAGTTGACGACATCAAAGGGCTTGCTCCTTCCATCGCTATTCAGCAGAAAGTAATTTCCTCCAACCCTCGGTCAACAGTAGGAACTTCTACGGAAATTTACGATTATCTGAAGCTGCTTTTTGCAAGAATCGGAAAAACATTTTCCCCGGTTTCCGGTGAAGAAGTTAAGAAAGATTCCGTTTCTGATGTAGTGGATTTTATCAAAAATTCCCAAAAAGATTCATCCTTTTTATTAACGGCTCCTTTGGATTATGATACAGAGAATTTTGCAGAGAATTTAAATGTTCTCAAGCTTGCCGGATTTACAAGGCTTGAAATCAATGGTAACGTTGCCGGAATAGAAGACCTTGAAAGCTTCGGTTTTACTCCCGAAAAAAATATGGAAATCAATCTTGTGATCGACCGTTTTTCTTACGAAGAAGATGAAAGCTTCCTGCAGCGTCTTGCCGATTCTATCCAGATGGCTTTCTATGAAGGACGTGGATATTGCCACTTGAAAAATACGGATACCGGAAAAGTTAAAGAATTTTCCAACAAATTTGAACTGGATGGAATGGAATTCCTGGAACCGAATGTTCATTTTTTCAGCTTCAACAATCCTTACGGAGCCTGTCCTACCTGCGAAGGATACGGAAAAGTGATCGGAATTGATGAAGATTTGGTAGTTCCCAACAAAGCACTTTCCATCTTTGAAGATGCAGTAGCTTCCTGGCGAGGAGAAAGCATGAGCGAATGGAAAAAAGACTTTATTAAAAAAGCAAAAGATTTCCCGATTCATAAACCATATCATCAGCTTACCAAAGAACAGAAAAAATACTTGTGGAAGGGTGATGGAAAGAGTACATTCCCATCCATCGATAATTTTTTCAGAATGCTTGAGGAAAATCTGTACAAAATACAGTACAGGGTTATGCTTTCAAGATACCGTGGAAAAACACTTTGCCCGACCTGTGAAGGTCTGAGACTGCGCGAAGAAACAAGCTGGGTAAAAATTGACGGACATAATATCCAGTCGATGATCGAGCTTCCTTTGGATGAGCTGTTCCCTTTGATTAATAGTTTGAAATTATCAGAACATGATCAGGAAGTTGCCAAAAGACTGCTTTACGAAATCACCACAAGGATTGAATTTTTATTGAAAGTCGGATTAGGTTATTTAACGCTGAACCGTACCTCCAATACTCTTTCAGGAGGAGAAAGCCAGAGGATTAACCTGGCAACGAGCCTTGGAAGTTCGCTTGTAGGATCTATTTATATTCTGGACGAACCATCCATCGGATTGCATTCCAGGGATACGGAAAATCTTATCGGAGTTCTGAAAAATCTTCGGGATCTCGGGAATACCGTAATTGTTGTTGAACACGATGAAGATGTGATGAAGGCAGCGGATTACATTATCGATATTGGTCCGGAAGCAGGATATTTAGGAGGTGAACTTGTATTTGCAGGGGATTATAAAGAGCTTAAAGATGCTGATACTTTGACATCTAAATATCTTACAGGAAGACTGGAAATAAAAACCCCTAAAGATCGCAGAAAAGCCAAGGAGTGGATTCATATTAAAGGAGCACGCCAGAATAATCTTAAAAATGTTGATGTAGATGTTCCGTTAGAAAATCTTGTCGTTATTTCCGGAGTTTCAGGAAGCGGAAAGTCTACCTTAATGAAAGAAATCCTTACCAATGATATTCAGATTCAGCTGGGAATGGGCGGTAAAAAAGGAGATTATGACTCGGTTGATTTTCCAAAAAAACTGATTAAGCATATTGAACTGATCGACCAGAATCCTATCGGGAAATCTTCTCGTTCCAATCCGGTAACATATCTGAAAGCATATGACGACATCCGGGATCTTTTTGCGAAGCAGAAAATAGCGAAAATGATGGGTTACAAACCGAAACATTTTTCTTTTAATGTTGATGGCGGAAGATGTGACGAATGTAAAGGAGAAGGCGTAATCAATGTTTCCATGCAGTTTATGGCGGATATTGAACTGGAATGTGAAGTATGCAAGGGAACCCGCTTTAAAAGCGAAATCCTGGAAGTAAGATATGATGAAAAGAATATTTCAGATATTCTTCACATGACGGTAGATGACGCGCTTGAGTTTTTTAAAGATAATGGTGAAGAAAAAATTGTCACCAAACTGAAGCCTTTACAGGAAGTAGGATTAGGTTACCTGCAGCTTGGACAAAGCTCTTCTACCCTTTCCGGTGGTGAAGCGCAGCGTGTAAAACTGGCGTCTTTCCTGGTAAAAGGAGTGACTACAGATAAAACACTTTTCATTTTTGATGAGCCTTCCACGGGTCTTCATTTCCATGATATTCAGAAATTGCTGAAATCTCTACAGGCGTTGATTGATCTCGGCCATTCGGTTATTGTTATCGAACATCAGCCGGATATCATCAAATGTGCAGATTATATCATCGACATTGGTCCGGAAGCGGGAAAGCATGGTGGTGAAGTCGTATTTACCGGAACTCCTGAAGATCTTGCTAAAAATAAAAAATCGCACACCGCAAAATACATCAAAGAAAAGCTGGAGCAATAA